The DNA segment CATGGAACACTTTGCAACACATAATCGTTCTCTTCATCTATCTGTAAATAGGTTTCAATAAATTTACTAGGTTTCATCTTAAAATGTTTGGCGATACGTCCAATATCTTTCTGTGTAAAAAGTGGCCCCGTGGTTTTGCAGCAATTGGCGCACGTAAGACAATCGGTACGATCAAACTCTTCGGTATGCAATTCCTGCATTAGCGAATCTAAATTTTTAGGTGGTTTACGCTTCAGTTTTTTAAAGAACTTTTTGTTCTCGTTATGTGTATCTTTGGCGCGTTGCGGGAGTTGTTTCAGGATTTCTTCCATAGCAATGGCAAAAGTACGAAATCGAGTTACGAGGCACGATTTTCGAAGTACGATTTTTGAAATAAAAACTCATAGTTCAAAACCGAAAAATTATTTATGACCGATATTATAGGCACCGCACTGCTTGATTATTATCACGGGAAGTATACCGAAGATATCCTAACCGAAACCAATATTACCGAAGAAGATGTCATGCCTCTTCCCTACTTATTCCGAAGTTATGCTGAAATGCCACAAGTTGAACAAAAAGCGCTCGATTTGTCATATGGAAAAACATTAGATGTGGGTTGTGGTGCAGGAAGCCATTCGCTACACCTTCAGGAACAGGAATTAAAAGTAACCGCAATTGATACTTCAAAAGGAGCTGTTGAGGTCTGTAAACTTAGAGGCGTTGATTATGTGGAGCAGATTGATTTACTTGAGCTAGAAAATAAAAAATTTGATACCATTCTATTATTAATGAACGGTACCGGGATATTTCAGAAATTAGAATTTGTTTCAAAATATCTTCAAAAATTAAAGTCGTTACTTACTTCCAAAGGGCAAATTTTAATTGACAGCAGTGATTTAAAATATCTTTGGGACGCTGCGGAAGATGAAGGTGTATTTCATTCAGAAGCAAATTATTACGGAGAGTTGGAGTTTGTGATGAAATACAAAGGGGAGGAAAGTGCTCCATTTAGTTGGATTTACTTAGATGAAACACTTTTCAAAAAAAAGTGTCACGAGAATGAATTTAACTTTGAAATTGTGCATAGAGGAAACCATCACGACTATTTGGCAAAACTCACCAATGAATAAAACATAATATATTGAAAGGTTTTTCAAACTATTTCGGCTACATACTGAAATACGAGTAAAAGCGTTAAAATAAAGCTACCCATTTTTAAAATATTCATTTTAAGGGTATGTTTGCTAAAAATATTAATGATTACACTATGAAATTTTCCCTTACTACCCTATTCCTTTTCTTTTTTTCAATGCTTTTATTTATTGGCTGTAAGGATGATGACTCAGATAGTGTAAATGATCCTACCGCTGAAAACAAAAAATCTTTAGGAACTTCGGCAGAAGATATACTTTCCAACGATATTTATAATAGCCTGACCCTTGAATTTGTTTACGCAAATGGTTTTGGACCTACAGAAGAAACCAAACTTGCAATAACTTCTTTTTTAAACGAACGCGCTACAAAGCCCAATGGTATTATAATTAAAGAAACCGTCATTGAAACACCAACTGGTGCTCCTTTTGATATTGATGAAGTAAAGGAAATTGAGGAGAACAACAGAACTGCTTTTACAACTGATGATGATTTGGCCGTATATGTTTTCTTTTCCAATGGAAATTCGAACAAAGACACTGATAAAACTGTAACATTAGGATCGGCTTACCTTAACACGTCTATTGTAATTTACAAAAAAACACTTCAAGACTTAATTGACAACAATCAAGGATCGGACTTGACAACTCTAGAAATCACGACCCTACAACACGAATTTGGACATATTTTAGGACTTGTAAATATTACCGATGACGATATTCATCCTGAAAACCATGAGGACACAGACAATTCTCGCCATTGTGTAATTGAAGATTGTTTAATGTATTTTCAAGCTACTAATACCGGGCGTAGAGAAGTGGCGCGTTTTTTACAAGGTAGAGCAACGGTACCTGAACTAGACCCACTTTGCATTGCCGATTTACAAGCAAAAGGAGGGAAATAGCTTCAGGCAAAATTTTAAAAGTTGTGAAATAAGAATTAGAATGTCGCTAAAGTCTTTTCACAATAATGTTGCTTTATTCTAAATCATTCACAACCTATAATACGCTCTACGCCTTAAGACTTATTCTTCTTCTGAACTAAATTCTTTTTTACCATTTATAAACGTAGCTAATACTTTGGTGTTAGGAATACTATCCTCTTCTACTTTCATGATATCTCTATCTAATACTGTAAAATCAGCAAATTTACCTTCTTCAATACTACCTTTCTCAGTTTCCTCAAAGTTAGAATACGCTGCCCAAATGGTCATTCCTTTTAAGGCTTCTTCTCTAGACAAAGCATCTTTTTTCTGAAAGCCATTTTCAGGATAGTGTTTTAAATCTTTTCTAGCAACAGCGGCATAAAAAGTATACATTGGGTTTACTTTTTCAACAGGGAAATCTGTTCCTAAAACAACAATTCCTGCTTTATCCAACAATGTTTTATAGGCGTATGCTCCTTTTATTCTTTTGGACCCTATTCTGTCTTCTGCCCAATACATATCGCTAGTAGCATGTGTTGGTTGTACAGATGGGATAATATTTTTTGAAAATTTATCAAAATCTTTTTCAGTTACAATTTGAGCATGTTCTATTTTCCACCTAGCATCGGTTTTACCTTTTAAAGCAGTTTCATAAGCTCTTAAAACTGAAATATTAGCCGAATCACCAATGGCATGTGTATTCATTTGAAAATCTGCTGTAGCAATTTTATCGGCAAGTGTTTGTAAACTATCCGCCGGTGTTATCATAGCCCCAAAATGTCCTGGCATATCGCTATATGAGTTTCGCATAGCTGCTCCTCTAGAGCCTAAAGCCCCATCTGCATACACCTTTACTGATCGAACATTTAGCCGATCGGTTTTAACTTTTCCATTGTTCAAATAATAGTCTAAGTTCTTAGGCTTATTACTTACCATTGCATATACACGCAATGCCATACTATCACGTCGCTGTAAACTATCTATTAATTGTATTACTTCTTTATCTAGCCCTGCATCATTAACAGTGGTCAGCCCCATTTCAAGACAAATACGTTCGGCATCTAGTAATGCTTGCTTATTGTAACCTCTATTCTGTTTAGGGAAGGATTCTTCAACCAAACTCATAGGACTATCTACTAAAATTCCAGTAAGCTTCCCGCTTTCTACACCAATGACACCTCCGTCCATTTTAGTTTCAGTTGTAATACCTGCCAATTCTAAAGCTTTACTATTTACAATCATTGCATGACCGTCGATTCTAGTAAGCGCTACAGGAGTTTCAGGAAAAAGGGAATCTAACTCTTTATTGGTTGGAAACTTTTTTTCTTCCCAATCGTTTTGATCCCAACCGCGACCTATAATATAGTTTTTACTTTTTTCTTTCTGAAATGTTATAACTCGCGCCAAAACCTCATCATAACTAGTGGTTTCAGTTAGATCTACATCTTGCAGATTTAACCCTAATCCATATAAGTGAGCGTGTCCATCAATTAAGCCAGGTACAATTGTTTTTCCTTTGGCGTCGTATGTTTCAGCAATGTTATATTTTAACTCTAATTCAGGTTTTATGCCTATTTCTAATATTTTCCCGTTTTTAACTATAAAAGCATTTTCGGTGTCAAAATTTTCATTCACTGTATAAATAGTGGCATTTTTCACCAAAAGGTCTGCCGGTATTTTCTCCGGAGCACAAGCAATTAATAAACATAAAAGAAAGAGTGGGAATATTTTTTTCATAATCTATTTTTAAAATATGCTGCAAAAATAAAGAAAGCAACTGAAAATGTAGCTGCTTTCTTTATTTTGAAATTTTATATAACTATAAAATAAGTTTTCAGGTTTAATGTAGAGGAACTACCAATCAAATTTATAGGTAGCACCTAATAAAGCTTGAATTCCTTGTACGGGATAATTAAGCCATTTTTCATAATTATCACTCAACAAGTTGCTTCCTTTGGCAAAAACAGATAACCGTTCGTTAATGTTGTAACCAAGATGAATATTTGCATCTAAATAGCCATCTAATGTTCTTTCTCCAAATAATTGAGGTTCAAAAGGCATGATACGATTAGAATACAAGTCTTTACGCTCACCTACGTAAAACAAAGAAGCGCCTCCGTACAATTGTTCGGTAATATTGAAATTTGAGAACAAGGATGCTTTCAGCTCTGGAAGATTCCATGGTTGGGCTTCATTGGTTGTATCATAGCTAAAATATTCACCAGTTACTCCTAATGAAAAAGTATTGCTAACATCTATTTTTAATTCTCCAAAAACAGAAAGGGTGTTTACATCATCATATACCACATTAAAAGAGTTTCCATATTCATACCCTTCTCCTGTGGTTGCTCCTGTGGTGAATTGATTGGCTTTAAATAAAGCTTTATTTTCATCTTTTCCATAGGAAGCGCGAACGTTATAACCTACCGAATTAGATAGCTTCCCTTTTAAACCAGCAAAGCCTTCGTACAACTGACTTGTTGGTGCTATGAATAAGGTAGGCGACACATACGGATTGATTTCCTTGAAATCGTAATAGGTGTTTTGTTTTAAATCGCCTTCTGCCCCACCGTACACAATTAATAATTCATCTACCAAACGATACGAAGCATTAATTCGCGGATAAATAAAGAAATCCGTTTCACTATTTTCTGTATCTAAACTTACATAAGCGGCTGCCCCTAAGGAAACCGACAAATCTTCGTTTACATATACCAAAG comes from the Marixanthomonas ophiurae genome and includes:
- a CDS encoding YkgJ family cysteine cluster protein, with protein sequence MEEILKQLPQRAKDTHNENKKFFKKLKRKPPKNLDSLMQELHTEEFDRTDCLTCANCCKTTGPLFTQKDIGRIAKHFKMKPSKFIETYLQIDEENDYVLQSVPCTFLGADNYCSIYNVRPKACKEFPHTDRKKFQQISNLTLKNVAICPAAFNIVEEMKKRLP
- a CDS encoding class I SAM-dependent methyltransferase produces the protein MTDIIGTALLDYYHGKYTEDILTETNITEEDVMPLPYLFRSYAEMPQVEQKALDLSYGKTLDVGCGAGSHSLHLQEQELKVTAIDTSKGAVEVCKLRGVDYVEQIDLLELENKKFDTILLLMNGTGIFQKLEFVSKYLQKLKSLLTSKGQILIDSSDLKYLWDAAEDEGVFHSEANYYGELEFVMKYKGEESAPFSWIYLDETLFKKKCHENEFNFEIVHRGNHHDYLAKLTNE
- a CDS encoding amidohydrolase, producing MKKIFPLFLLCLLIACAPEKIPADLLVKNATIYTVNENFDTENAFIVKNGKILEIGIKPELELKYNIAETYDAKGKTIVPGLIDGHAHLYGLGLNLQDVDLTETTSYDEVLARVITFQKEKSKNYIIGRGWDQNDWEEKKFPTNKELDSLFPETPVALTRIDGHAMIVNSKALELAGITTETKMDGGVIGVESGKLTGILVDSPMSLVEESFPKQNRGYNKQALLDAERICLEMGLTTVNDAGLDKEVIQLIDSLQRRDSMALRVYAMVSNKPKNLDYYLNNGKVKTDRLNVRSVKVYADGALGSRGAAMRNSYSDMPGHFGAMITPADSLQTLADKIATADFQMNTHAIGDSANISVLRAYETALKGKTDARWKIEHAQIVTEKDFDKFSKNIIPSVQPTHATSDMYWAEDRIGSKRIKGAYAYKTLLDKAGIVVLGTDFPVEKVNPMYTFYAAVARKDLKHYPENGFQKKDALSREEALKGMTIWAAYSNFEETEKGSIEEGKFADFTVLDRDIMKVEEDSIPNTKVLATFINGKKEFSSEEE